The Komagataeibacter sp. FNDCR2 nucleotide sequence TGTTTTGCCATCTGTTACTATTATTCGGAACAGATCTATTTCTTCCTGGCCCGGCCGCTCGGCGCCATCATGCGCCAGAAGGGCGAACAGCCGCACCTGATCTACACCGCGCTGTACGAGGCTTTTTTCACCTACATGAAGGTCGCCTTCTTCGGCGCGGCCTGCCTGTCCTTTCCCATGATCGCGGTGCAGGCGTGGATATTCATCGCCCCGGGGCTGTACCGGAGCGAGAAGCGCGCCTTCGCCCCGTTTCTTGTCGCGACACCGGTCATGTTCGCCATAGGGGCGGCGCTGGCCTATTATTTCATCTTCCCCGCCGCGTGGAAGTTCTTCCTGTCGTTCCAGACGGCGGACGGGCAGGACGGCCTCCAGATCGAACTGCAGGCCAAGGTGTCGGAATACCTGTCACTGGTCATGAAGCTGATCCTGGCCTTCGGCATGGCGTTCGAACTGCCGGTGGTGCTGACGCTGCTGGCGCGTGTGGGGCTGGTCACGTCCAGGGGGCTGGCGCGGGTGCGGCGTTACGCCTATGTGGGCGCGTTTGTCGTCGCCGCCATCCTGACCCCGCCCGACGTGATTACCCAGACCGGGCTGGCCGTGCCGCTGATCGGGCTGTACGAGATTTCCATCCTTTGCGCCCGCCTTGTCGAGCCGCGCAATCCGCCTGAAGAAACCGAGGAGACGACCTGATGCATGACCTGCGCGCCCTCCGCGCCGATCCGGAGGGTTTTGACGCCGCCCTGAAGCGACGCGGCGAGCCCGCCGTGGCCACCGCCCTGCTGCTGCTGGATCGTGAGCGCCGCGCCGCCGAGACGGCCCTGCAGGAACTTCAGGCCCGCCGCAAGCAGATCTCGAAGGAAATCGGGGCGCTGCGCAGGACCGGCGCCGACAGTTCCGCTCTCGAGGCCGAGGTGGCGTGCGCCAAGGCGCGCATGGAGGCGTTCCAGACCCAGGTGGACGACCTCGACAGTCGTATCCGCGGCACGCTGGAGCGCCTGCCCAACCGGCTGGACGCCAGCGTGCCGGACGGGGCGGACGAGAGCGCCAACGTGGTGGTCCACCAGCATGGCGCGCTACGGGAATTCCCGTTCACGCCGCGCGAGCATTTCGAACTGGGCGAGGCGCTCGGCCTCATGGATTTCGAGACCGCGTCCCGCCTGTCCGGCGCGCGCTTCGTGGTGCTGCGCGGGCAGCTTGCGCGCATGGAACGCGCGCTGGGCCAGTTCATGCTCGACCTGCATACGGGTGAGAACGGTTACGTGGAAACCAACGTGCCCGTTCTGGTCAATAACGAGGCCATGTACGGCACCGACAAGCTGCCCAAATTCGCCGACCAGTCCTTCCGCACCGAAGATGGCCGCTGGCTGATCCCCACGGCGGAAGTGCCGCTGACCGCCAGCATCGCGGGCCAGATCCTGCCCGCAGGCGAACTGCCCCGGCGCAATGTCGCCCTGTCCTCATGCTTCCGTAGCGAGGCAGGGGCCGCCGGGCGCGATACGCGCGGGATGCTGCGCCAGCACCAGTTCCAGAAGGTGGAGATGGTCAGCATCACCACGCCCGAGGAAAGTGACGCCGAACTCGAACGCATGACTCGCTGCGCCGAGATGGTGCTGGAGCGGCTGGGCGTTCCCTATCGCCGCATGCAGCTCTGCGCGGGGGATACCGGCTTTGGCGCGGCCAGGACATTCGACCTGGAGGCCTGGCTGCCGGGGCAGAAGGCG carries:
- the tatC gene encoding twin-arginine translocase subunit TatC; protein product: MDAGDRPLNEDSINDQPMPLLEHLVELRRRLLWSMATFVVCFAICYYYSEQIYFFLARPLGAIMRQKGEQPHLIYTALYEAFFTYMKVAFFGAACLSFPMIAVQAWIFIAPGLYRSEKRAFAPFLVATPVMFAIGAALAYYFIFPAAWKFFLSFQTADGQDGLQIELQAKVSEYLSLVMKLILAFGMAFELPVVLTLLARVGLVTSRGLARVRRYAYVGAFVVAAILTPPDVITQTGLAVPLIGLYEISILCARLVEPRNPPEETEETT
- the serS gene encoding serine--tRNA ligase, yielding MHDLRALRADPEGFDAALKRRGEPAVATALLLLDRERRAAETALQELQARRKQISKEIGALRRTGADSSALEAEVACAKARMEAFQTQVDDLDSRIRGTLERLPNRLDASVPDGADESANVVVHQHGALREFPFTPREHFELGEALGLMDFETASRLSGARFVVLRGQLARMERALGQFMLDLHTGENGYVETNVPVLVNNEAMYGTDKLPKFADQSFRTEDGRWLIPTAEVPLTASIAGQILPAGELPRRNVALSSCFRSEAGAAGRDTRGMLRQHQFQKVEMVSITTPEESDAELERMTRCAEMVLERLGVPYRRMQLCAGDTGFGAARTFDLEAWLPGQKAWREISSCSTTRDFQARRMNARYRAADGKPAFVHTLNGSGLAVGRTLIAVMENYQNEDGSITVPDVLRPYMGGVEVIRAG